The Vibrio tarriae genome includes a window with the following:
- a CDS encoding YcfL family protein, protein MRTWLLAVLTALLLVGCSANTAGLRVDGASQQVLFNDSTLSKSLSIEDISTTEVDGHTRGVVRLQSNQKSDVHVQYRFYWYDNDGLEVNTKLSPWKTIILRGMETVSLTEVSVNPNGKQFRVQIRESDQ, encoded by the coding sequence ATGAGAACGTGGCTATTAGCAGTATTAACCGCTTTACTCTTAGTGGGATGCAGTGCTAACACTGCAGGTTTGCGAGTGGATGGCGCATCACAGCAAGTCTTATTTAACGACAGCACTTTAAGCAAAAGCTTAAGTATTGAGGACATTTCAACCACGGAAGTGGATGGACATACTCGAGGCGTGGTTCGTTTGCAGAGTAACCAAAAAAGCGATGTGCATGTACAGTACCGTTTTTATTGGTATGACAATGATGGGCTTGAAGTGAATACCAAGTTAAGCCCATGGAAAACCATCATTTTGCGAGGTATGGAAACCGTGTCACTGACTGAGGTTTCGGTGAACCCGAACGGTAAGCAGTTTCGCGTCCAGATCCGCGAAAGCGATCAATAA
- the lpoB gene encoding penicillin-binding protein activator LpoB, whose product MKKSVIALLGLAVILGGCSNKVSYGDAQAVETVNVDFGSTDLQKIAAEMVDSMMMSGSVSAITRDGRPIVFVERIKNKTSEHIDTESITDTISTKMLNSGKFRFVDMDRVEAVRDQLNFQNNDELVNQSTAIQFGKMVGAQYMLYGNLSSIVKNAGSDKDVYYKMTMRLMDLQTGLIEWADETEIRKQQSKSLLGL is encoded by the coding sequence ATGAAAAAAAGTGTCATTGCCCTGCTAGGTTTGGCGGTTATCTTAGGGGGATGTTCGAATAAAGTGAGCTACGGTGATGCGCAAGCGGTAGAAACCGTCAACGTTGACTTTGGTTCGACCGACCTGCAAAAAATTGCTGCAGAAATGGTGGATAGCATGATGATGTCAGGCTCGGTTTCTGCCATCACTCGCGATGGTCGCCCGATTGTTTTTGTTGAACGTATTAAGAACAAAACCAGTGAACATATTGATACCGAATCGATCACAGACACCATCAGTACCAAGATGCTCAATTCAGGCAAGTTCCGTTTCGTCGATATGGATCGTGTTGAAGCGGTTCGCGATCAGTTGAACTTCCAGAATAATGACGAACTCGTCAACCAAAGCACAGCGATCCAGTTTGGTAAGATGGTCGGCGCGCAATACATGCTGTACGGCAATCTATCGAGCATTGTGAAAAACGCGGGTAGTGATAAAGACGTCTACTACAAGATGACCATGCGTTTGATGGATCTACAAACAGGTTTGATCGAGTGGGCTGACGAAACCGAAATCCGTAAGCAACAATCAAAGAGCTTACTCGGTTTGTAA
- the hinT gene encoding purine nucleoside phosphoramidase gives MAEETIFSKIVRREIPADILYQDELVTAFRDIHPRAPSHILIIPNKLIPTVNDVEVEDELALGRLFTVAKKIAEQEGIAENGYRLIMNCNSHGGQEVYHIHMHLVGGRPLGPLLMG, from the coding sequence ATGGCGGAAGAAACCATTTTCAGCAAAATCGTTCGTAGAGAGATTCCCGCTGATATTCTTTATCAAGATGAGTTAGTCACAGCATTTCGAGACATTCATCCGCGCGCGCCAAGCCATATTTTGATCATCCCCAATAAGCTCATCCCAACGGTTAATGATGTTGAAGTTGAAGATGAATTAGCGCTCGGCCGTCTATTTACTGTCGCAAAAAAAATCGCTGAGCAAGAAGGGATTGCGGAAAACGGCTACCGCTTGATCATGAACTGCAACTCACACGGGGGGCAGGAGGTTTATCACATCCATATGCATTTGGTTGGTGGTCGTCCGCTTGGGCCGCTCCTGATGGGCTAA
- a CDS encoding NAD(P)/FAD-dependent oxidoreductase: protein MTRIIVVGGGAGGLELVTKLGRTLGRKGRANVTLVDRNSSHLWKPLLHEVATGSLDEGVDALSYRAHAKNHSFDFQLGSLASIDRESKTITLSELKDEHGELLMPKRDLEYDILVLAIGSTSNDFNTPGVKEHCIFLDSPEQANRFRTEMNNEFLKLHAKNGQGSVDIAIVGAGATGVELSAELHNAVKELRTYGFGDLDSSKLNVNLIEAGERILPALPPRISAAAHQELTKLGVNVRTMTMVTKAEKDGLTTKDGEKISAHIMVWAAGIKAPDFMKDIAGLETNRINQLVVKGTLQTTRDDDIFVIGDLAQCTQADGKFVPPRAQAAHQMASLAFRNIVAKMYGRELKAYVYKDHGSLVSLSRFSTVGSLMGNLTRGSMMVEGRIARVVYISLYRMHQMALHGMIKTGLMMLVGRINRVLRPNLKLH from the coding sequence GTGACACGAATTATCGTTGTAGGTGGTGGCGCTGGCGGTTTAGAGCTGGTGACCAAACTGGGTCGCACACTCGGGCGCAAAGGTCGAGCCAATGTAACCTTGGTGGATCGCAATTCAAGTCATCTCTGGAAGCCTTTGTTGCATGAAGTGGCAACAGGTTCACTGGATGAAGGCGTAGATGCGCTGAGTTACCGCGCACATGCGAAAAACCATAGCTTCGATTTCCAGCTCGGTAGCTTAGCGTCGATTGATCGTGAAAGTAAAACGATCACGCTCAGCGAACTTAAGGATGAGCATGGTGAGCTGCTGATGCCAAAGCGTGATTTAGAATACGATATTCTGGTATTAGCGATTGGCTCGACGTCTAATGATTTCAATACTCCGGGCGTGAAGGAGCACTGTATTTTCCTAGATAGCCCAGAGCAAGCTAACCGTTTCCGTACGGAAATGAACAACGAGTTCTTGAAGCTGCACGCGAAAAACGGTCAAGGTTCTGTGGATATCGCTATCGTTGGCGCGGGCGCAACAGGTGTTGAGCTATCGGCTGAATTACATAATGCGGTCAAAGAGTTACGCACTTATGGATTTGGTGACCTTGATTCAAGCAAGCTGAACGTGAACTTGATTGAAGCGGGTGAGCGTATTTTGCCAGCACTGCCACCACGCATTTCGGCGGCAGCACATCAAGAGCTGACCAAGTTAGGTGTGAATGTACGCACGATGACCATGGTGACCAAAGCGGAGAAAGATGGCCTGACGACCAAAGATGGCGAAAAGATTTCTGCGCACATCATGGTTTGGGCTGCTGGGATCAAAGCACCTGATTTCATGAAAGATATCGCAGGCCTTGAAACGAACCGGATTAACCAATTGGTCGTGAAAGGCACACTACAAACCACACGTGATGATGACATCTTTGTCATTGGTGACTTAGCCCAGTGCACACAGGCGGATGGCAAATTTGTACCACCTCGCGCACAGGCGGCGCACCAAATGGCTTCACTGGCATTTCGTAATATTGTGGCCAAAATGTATGGCCGCGAGCTCAAAGCTTATGTTTATAAAGATCATGGCTCACTGGTTTCCCTCAGCCGTTTCTCAACGGTCGGTAGCCTAATGGGTAACTTAACTCGTGGCTCTATGATGGTCGAAGGGCGTATTGCTCGCGTGGTGTACATCTCTTTATACCGTATGCACCAAATGGCGCTGCACGGCATGATTAAAACCGGTTTGATGATGTTGGTGGGGCGTATTAACCGCGTTCTGCGTCCAAACCTCAAGCTACACTAA
- a CDS encoding methyl-accepting chemotaxis protein, whose translation MQGSVIRRMYAGFALIIIMFVVTVAIMLRGMSQIHSNFESVSTAALPLVSLSNQTSVQLLSADKSFKDFLTTQDTTRMNGMREEFAQSKQRFQSVLAELSQASVNHPELTQPITELKQLETRYFSEADLAMDNYQAMFAAQASVQKSTREFQRLHSELSVGMKEFVDDNDSISVKVMAKSYFIKLKDAEVITSDALASSDVAFVEKAVNQNKKAVTHLNYAYRGLATQMPQLKERFDEPVAKFTQDIGQKGGVLDQHNEYLQARAALYDNIANLANEVDKAMTILGAFNQTATDDLNQSLTEAGSVYQQGAIKAVVIGIAVVLLATAIGYHIAHSVREPVTRILKTLESLTQGNMTQRIEIRYNNEFSRLSRHINSLADNLHDILVKLNSASDDLTTTASNNQTTSQSAQNKLNSQREQTSSVAAAMTEMAHSVQEVANSAQNSLAMVQQVETASESGRQIMSTNISTIRQLETRLIESVEAVGDLRKMSSQIGSILDVIRNIAEQTNLLALNAAIEAARAGEQGRGFAVVADEVRVLAQRTTKSTSEIESMISNLQSSSSLASKVIESCMQDMELSVEQASHANSAMEEIQALIIEISHMSTHISQAAGEQNETTTSIARSIEDINHISAESYQAMSQIAKTSANLTVLANQQSELVHRFKL comes from the coding sequence ATGCAGGGTTCCGTTATTCGGCGTATGTACGCCGGTTTTGCGCTGATCATCATCATGTTTGTGGTGACCGTCGCCATCATGCTCCGTGGCATGAGTCAAATTCACAGCAACTTTGAAAGCGTTTCAACCGCTGCACTGCCTCTCGTCTCCCTTTCTAATCAGACCAGCGTTCAACTTTTGTCTGCCGATAAATCGTTTAAAGATTTCCTGACCACGCAAGATACCACTCGTATGAATGGTATGCGTGAAGAATTTGCCCAGTCTAAACAGCGCTTTCAATCTGTTTTGGCAGAACTGAGCCAAGCCAGTGTAAACCATCCTGAGCTGACACAACCGATCACGGAATTAAAGCAGCTCGAAACCCGCTATTTTAGTGAAGCTGACCTCGCCATGGATAACTATCAAGCCATGTTTGCCGCTCAAGCTTCCGTACAAAAGTCGACTCGTGAGTTCCAGCGCCTTCATTCAGAATTGAGTGTCGGGATGAAAGAATTTGTCGATGATAACGATAGCATTTCTGTCAAAGTGATGGCCAAAAGCTACTTCATCAAATTAAAAGATGCGGAAGTGATCACTTCTGACGCTTTAGCCAGCTCAGATGTCGCCTTTGTAGAAAAAGCCGTCAATCAAAACAAAAAAGCGGTCACACACCTAAACTACGCGTACCGTGGCCTCGCCACACAAATGCCGCAGTTGAAAGAACGCTTTGATGAACCAGTCGCGAAATTTACCCAAGACATCGGCCAAAAAGGCGGCGTGCTGGATCAGCACAATGAATATCTGCAAGCTCGCGCTGCGCTCTATGACAACATTGCCAACCTCGCCAATGAAGTGGACAAGGCAATGACCATTTTAGGTGCGTTTAACCAAACGGCGACTGACGACCTCAACCAGTCTCTTACTGAAGCGGGTTCGGTTTACCAACAAGGCGCCATTAAAGCGGTGGTGATTGGTATTGCGGTAGTTCTTTTGGCTACCGCGATTGGTTACCACATTGCGCATAGTGTACGTGAACCCGTAACTCGGATCCTCAAAACCTTAGAAAGCCTCACCCAAGGCAATATGACGCAAAGAATTGAGATTCGCTACAATAACGAATTCAGCCGCCTGAGCCGCCACATCAATAGTCTTGCCGATAACCTGCACGACATTTTAGTTAAGCTCAACAGTGCATCCGATGATTTAACCACCACAGCATCGAATAACCAAACGACCTCACAGAGTGCGCAAAACAAGCTCAACAGCCAACGTGAGCAGACCTCCAGCGTCGCAGCCGCGATGACGGAAATGGCTCACTCGGTGCAAGAAGTTGCCAATAGTGCACAAAATTCACTGGCTATGGTGCAACAAGTCGAGACCGCATCGGAGTCGGGTCGCCAGATCATGAGCACCAACATCAGTACGATTCGTCAACTGGAAACGCGCTTAATTGAATCAGTCGAAGCGGTCGGTGATTTACGCAAAATGAGTAGCCAGATAGGTTCAATTTTGGATGTCATCCGCAACATTGCCGAGCAGACGAACCTATTGGCACTCAACGCCGCGATTGAAGCAGCGCGTGCAGGAGAACAAGGGCGCGGCTTTGCGGTGGTGGCGGATGAAGTTCGCGTTCTTGCGCAACGCACTACAAAATCCACTTCGGAAATCGAATCGATGATCAGCAATCTGCAATCGAGCTCTTCACTAGCCAGTAAGGTGATTGAGAGCTGTATGCAAGACATGGAACTGTCCGTCGAACAGGCTTCCCATGCCAACAGTGCCATGGAGGAAATTCAAGCACTGATCATCGAAATCAGCCATATGAGCACGCATATCTCTCAAGCAGCGGGTGAACAAAACGAAACCACCACATCGATTGCACGTAGCATCGAAGATATCAACCATATCTCTGCTGAAAGCTACCAAGCGATGTCGCAAATCGCGAAAACCAGTGCAAATTTGACGGTGCTAGCCAACCAACAGAGTGAGTTAGTCCATAGATTTAAGCTTTAA
- a CDS encoding phosphotransferase, with protein MAKIAWREASALDPSLLSLNHFFSVPPEYAQTLTGGLTNRCWKIVAGDRAFVWRPATPITKAFSISRFQEYQILKAIEHDHIGPKAELVNEHGLLVEWIDGESLRDGVAFDVVLKTQTRIHELDIHRIPVAPFNYLGRVDHYWLQIRDDLKTDEVKALYEQWRSVPNLTDVGQVLCHFDLAGYNMVKTEQGQRVIDWEYAALADPRIDLALSIDVAGENVLDAVFRYCQRRELSDIDAWVSGVQAWRPRTTMMAMLWYLLAYQLWADELYRDQAQQLAQTLQSNQG; from the coding sequence ATGGCAAAGATTGCATGGCGAGAAGCAAGCGCACTGGATCCATCGTTGTTGTCATTAAATCACTTTTTCTCTGTACCGCCAGAATATGCGCAGACCTTGACCGGAGGTCTCACTAATCGTTGCTGGAAAATCGTTGCGGGCGATCGTGCTTTCGTGTGGCGTCCAGCAACGCCTATTACCAAAGCCTTTTCTATTTCTCGATTTCAAGAGTATCAAATCCTCAAAGCGATTGAGCATGACCATATCGGCCCGAAAGCCGAGCTGGTTAATGAACACGGCTTGCTTGTGGAATGGATCGATGGCGAATCACTGCGTGATGGTGTCGCTTTTGACGTGGTATTGAAAACGCAAACGCGCATTCATGAGTTGGATATCCATCGCATTCCGGTAGCACCTTTTAACTATCTTGGTCGAGTTGACCACTACTGGTTACAGATCCGAGATGATCTGAAAACCGATGAGGTTAAAGCGCTCTATGAGCAGTGGCGGTCTGTGCCCAATCTCACCGATGTGGGGCAAGTGCTTTGTCACTTTGATCTGGCTGGCTATAACATGGTGAAAACCGAGCAAGGACAAAGAGTCATCGATTGGGAATACGCCGCCTTGGCCGATCCGCGCATTGATTTAGCACTGAGTATTGATGTCGCTGGTGAAAACGTGCTTGATGCGGTATTCCGTTACTGCCAACGGCGTGAGTTATCCGATATTGATGCTTGGGTCTCTGGTGTTCAAGCTTGGCGACCGCGTACCACTATGATGGCAATGCTCTGGTATCTATTGGCTTATCAACTTTGGGCTGACGAACTTTATCGAGATCAGGCGCAGCAACTCGCACAGACCTTACAGTCGAATCAAGGCTAG
- a CDS encoding GNAT family N-acetyltransferase: MTPDFQIVTQRLQLRLISADETEELVQCIRQSQTLHQWVDWCHALFSQQEAEQFIQATRLNWVKAEAYGFGVFERQTQTLVGMVAINEFYHTFNMASLGYWIGDRYQRQGYGKEALTALILFCFERLELTRLEIVCDPENVPSQALALRCGANREQLAPNRFLYAGEPKAGIVFSLIP, translated from the coding sequence ATGACTCCGGATTTTCAAATCGTCACTCAGCGCTTGCAGCTTCGCCTCATCAGTGCTGATGAAACCGAAGAGTTGGTACAGTGTATTCGTCAGTCACAAACGCTTCATCAATGGGTGGACTGGTGTCACGCGTTGTTTAGCCAGCAAGAAGCAGAGCAGTTTATTCAAGCCACGCGGCTTAATTGGGTTAAAGCCGAAGCTTATGGATTTGGCGTATTTGAACGACAAACGCAAACCTTAGTCGGGATGGTGGCGATTAATGAGTTTTACCATACTTTCAATATGGCCAGTCTGGGGTATTGGATTGGGGATCGTTATCAAAGACAGGGCTATGGTAAGGAAGCGCTCACTGCGCTGATTCTATTCTGTTTTGAACGTTTGGAATTAACACGTTTGGAGATCGTTTGTGACCCGGAAAATGTGCCCAGTCAGGCATTAGCGCTGCGCTGTGGCGCCAATCGAGAGCAGTTAGCACCCAACCGCTTTTTGTATGCAGGCGAGCCGAAAGCCGGCATTGTGTTCTCTTTAATTCCATAG
- a CDS encoding beta-prism lectin domain-containing protein encodes MKQTTTLTAISVLALSHLLTQSSAFASNSSDIQTKLKWSWSTSVFHPESNQVMAAPIVVQLNDDNGDGKIDEKDVADIIVVTFEGNKYSNGGYIRALSGVDGSELWSYSNGGVIADARYAPAAADLDGDGLIEIVSTSALTPYINILDHQGNIKKQLLKSASGWRSVGDIALADINGNGQIEILAADGVYSYDSGLIFSHDWAPGSIAFDSNDDGQREVFSNGTLYQNNGAYLWQYQANDTIWFSSVANLDGDDKPELVVSVPASLSTAENSEIAVLEHDGSVKWRMNNINNPGGSVQAVSSFLGKQTGSATNVDGQSSVYGYTDWAHGQRILAGSDHQLAIRSGAVVDAIGANSQTMIGGSGGSLSTIDTNKVRAIDVTYGKNKYTWIYGVLEMSFTLDNGAKVTVGSKDSAFTYLGLEWKTKTVPYLGLEWQTKTVSYWFFGWHTKQVAYLAPVWKEKTIPYAVPVTLSKSTTVRYDIPQGSQLLGMNVWSKEKHIHKHKQQINAVQFLVGKVTADQSHMGIVYAGYYAVDMYDAQGNKVWSVANDDLNSGKIGVSAYDFTGDGIDEVLVQDRLRMRILDGKTGRVMGIIANSSGTLWEYPVVADLEGNNNASLIMVANDYDRESQVNHGVFVYESADPSKPWRNATRIWNQYAFNFSDINANVTIPTDAQPSWLTHNSFRSATIRVPLK; translated from the coding sequence ATGAAACAGACAACAACGTTGACCGCGATAAGCGTCCTCGCCTTGAGCCATTTGCTGACTCAAAGCTCCGCATTCGCGTCAAACAGCAGTGATATACAGACCAAATTGAAATGGTCTTGGTCCACCAGTGTTTTTCATCCTGAATCCAATCAGGTGATGGCCGCGCCAATTGTCGTACAACTCAACGACGATAATGGCGATGGCAAAATTGATGAGAAAGACGTGGCTGACATTATCGTGGTCACCTTTGAAGGTAATAAGTACTCGAATGGTGGATATATCCGCGCTCTGAGCGGTGTGGATGGTTCTGAATTATGGAGTTATAGCAATGGTGGCGTGATTGCCGATGCTCGCTATGCACCTGCAGCTGCGGATCTCGATGGGGATGGGCTAATTGAAATCGTCTCTACCAGCGCATTGACACCTTACATCAATATCTTGGACCACCAAGGCAACATCAAAAAGCAACTGCTGAAATCTGCTTCGGGCTGGCGTTCTGTGGGTGATATTGCGTTAGCGGATATTAATGGTAATGGTCAAATTGAAATTTTGGCTGCCGATGGCGTTTACAGTTACGACTCCGGCCTGATCTTTAGTCATGATTGGGCACCTGGTTCGATTGCGTTTGATAGCAATGATGATGGCCAACGTGAAGTCTTTTCCAACGGTACACTCTATCAAAACAACGGCGCTTACCTATGGCAATACCAAGCCAATGACACGATTTGGTTCTCTTCCGTTGCTAACCTTGATGGCGATGATAAACCTGAACTGGTTGTTTCGGTTCCTGCTTCTTTGAGCACAGCAGAAAACAGTGAGATCGCGGTACTTGAGCATGATGGCTCAGTGAAATGGCGAATGAACAATATCAATAATCCAGGTGGTAGTGTACAAGCCGTTTCTAGCTTTTTAGGCAAACAAACAGGTAGTGCAACCAATGTCGACGGACAATCTTCTGTCTACGGTTATACTGATTGGGCTCATGGTCAACGCATTCTCGCGGGGAGTGATCATCAATTAGCGATCCGTTCTGGTGCAGTCGTGGATGCGATCGGTGCAAACAGCCAAACCATGATTGGCGGCAGTGGTGGCTCGCTGAGCACTATTGATACCAACAAAGTCCGTGCAATCGATGTGACATACGGTAAGAACAAATACACCTGGATCTATGGTGTTCTTGAGATGAGTTTTACTCTCGATAATGGGGCAAAAGTCACTGTGGGTTCAAAAGATTCTGCATTTACTTACCTAGGGTTAGAGTGGAAAACCAAAACAGTCCCTTATTTAGGCCTCGAATGGCAAACCAAAACAGTGTCTTACTGGTTCTTTGGCTGGCACACTAAACAAGTGGCTTATTTAGCGCCAGTATGGAAAGAGAAAACCATCCCTTATGCCGTTCCTGTGACACTGTCGAAATCGACTACAGTACGTTATGACATTCCACAAGGCTCACAGCTCTTGGGTATGAATGTGTGGAGTAAAGAGAAGCATATCCACAAACACAAACAGCAAATCAATGCCGTACAGTTCTTAGTCGGCAAAGTAACCGCAGACCAATCACACATGGGCATTGTGTACGCGGGTTACTACGCGGTTGACATGTACGATGCGCAAGGCAACAAAGTATGGTCTGTGGCTAACGATGACCTGAACAGCGGCAAAATTGGTGTCTCCGCTTACGACTTTACCGGTGATGGTATTGACGAAGTGTTGGTTCAAGATCGTTTGAGAATGCGTATTCTCGATGGTAAAACGGGCCGTGTGATGGGCATTATTGCGAACTCTTCTGGCACCTTATGGGAATACCCAGTCGTGGCCGACTTAGAAGGCAACAATAACGCTTCACTGATCATGGTTGCCAATGACTACGATCGCGAAAGCCAAGTCAACCACGGTGTGTTTGTGTATGAGTCCGCCGACCCAAGCAAACCTTGGCGAAATGCCACTCGTATCTGGAACCAGTACGCGTTTAATTTCTCAGATATTAACGCCAACGTTACTATCCCAACGGATGCACAACCAAGCTGGTTAACCCACAACAGCTTCCGCTCAGCGACCATTCGCGTTCCGCTGAAGTAA
- a CDS encoding COG3014 family protein encodes MLMVTNHVVQYIKRPIRSLTLTSLLLAGCANLTAGNLFSHYSAQNSDLYQSVAAGQYQKATQLLPDYVAGEVLDNLEKGRVYFLSQQYAESQQSLAAADLAVKQQQDRAIISVSSTATSVGSLAVNDNLNEYEPADYELGFLHLYLGLNYVRNNDLDGALVEMRRANQVQEAAKKRREQELSSAEQEMRSQGLSSNLGSVLAQYPDAGKTLQAVQDGYLLYLSALLYEAGNDLNSAYVDYRRALAVAPSNPSVIDGTLRVASRLGMQEDLKLLKQQYGEPKRLTSAQGRVIVIEEQGIVQPKQAWRLSLPLSDSRGNTALYSLALPYYPSSMVQSSVPISLNGANLTSMPVTDVNLMAKQALTEQMPALVLRQALRVVAKDQLRKETTQEEDVANLVFNIWNTLTEQPDTRSWLTLPATVNTATQVVKAGDQVLDIAGTHYTFHVPENGTALVWLSHQGNNVTIWHKQLGIR; translated from the coding sequence ATGCTGATGGTGACGAATCACGTGGTTCAATACATTAAACGACCTATACGTAGCCTCACTCTTACTTCACTACTGCTCGCGGGGTGTGCCAATCTCACTGCGGGCAATCTTTTTAGCCATTACAGTGCGCAAAACAGTGATTTATATCAGTCTGTTGCGGCAGGGCAATACCAAAAAGCTACGCAGTTATTGCCAGATTATGTCGCCGGTGAAGTGTTAGACAACCTTGAAAAAGGTCGGGTTTATTTTCTTAGCCAGCAATACGCAGAAAGCCAGCAGAGTTTGGCTGCTGCAGATTTGGCGGTTAAACAGCAGCAAGACCGAGCGATCATCTCTGTGAGTAGTACAGCGACCAGTGTGGGTTCGTTGGCGGTCAACGATAACTTGAATGAGTACGAGCCTGCCGATTATGAACTGGGTTTTTTGCACCTGTACTTAGGGCTGAATTATGTGCGCAATAATGATCTGGATGGTGCATTAGTTGAAATGCGCCGCGCCAACCAAGTTCAGGAAGCCGCCAAAAAACGCCGTGAACAAGAGTTGTCCAGTGCTGAGCAAGAGATGCGTTCACAAGGATTATCCTCGAACTTAGGCAGTGTGCTTGCACAATATCCAGATGCCGGAAAAACCTTGCAAGCGGTGCAAGATGGTTATCTGTTGTATCTTTCGGCGCTGCTTTATGAAGCGGGTAATGATTTGAACTCGGCTTATGTTGATTACCGCAGAGCGTTGGCGGTTGCCCCCAGTAATCCATCGGTTATTGATGGAACACTTCGAGTCGCGTCTCGGCTTGGCATGCAAGAAGATCTCAAGCTTCTTAAACAGCAATATGGTGAGCCTAAACGCTTAACCTCTGCGCAAGGCCGAGTCATCGTGATAGAAGAGCAGGGCATAGTACAACCTAAGCAAGCGTGGCGACTCTCTTTACCTTTGTCTGACAGTCGTGGCAATACGGCGCTGTATTCTTTGGCTCTGCCTTATTATCCATCGTCGATGGTGCAAAGTAGTGTACCGATCAGCCTAAATGGCGCTAACTTGACCTCTATGCCAGTCACTGATGTGAATTTGATGGCTAAGCAGGCATTAACGGAGCAAATGCCTGCGCTGGTACTGCGCCAAGCGCTACGTGTGGTCGCCAAAGATCAATTACGCAAAGAGACGACTCAGGAAGAGGATGTCGCCAATTTAGTGTTTAATATTTGGAATACGTTAACGGAGCAGCCTGATACACGCAGCTGGTTAACCTTGCCCGCCACAGTCAATACGGCCACCCAAGTGGTGAAAGCGGGTGATCAAGTGCTGGATATTGCAGGGACTCACTATACCTTTCATGTTCCAGAAAATGGCACAGCGTTAGTTTGGCTATCTCACCAAGGTAACAATGTGACAATTTGGCATAAACAACTAGGGATACGGTAA
- the ycfP gene encoding alpha/beta hydrolase YcfP: MIIYLHGFDSNSPGNHEKVLQLQFIDSDVRFINYSTLHPKHDMQHLLKEVHKAIEQSGDPNPLICGVGLGGYWSERIGFLCGIKQVIFNPNLHPELTMQGRIDRPEEYEDISTKCVEKFRAKNQGRCLVILSRQDEIHDNQKTAQELQDYYDIVWDDTQTHKFKKISHHLQAMKAFKAA, translated from the coding sequence ATGATTATTTACTTACACGGATTCGATTCAAATAGCCCGGGTAACCATGAAAAAGTGCTGCAATTGCAATTCATTGATAGCGATGTGCGTTTCATTAATTACAGCACCTTACATCCCAAACATGATATGCAACATCTACTGAAAGAGGTGCATAAGGCGATCGAGCAGTCTGGCGATCCAAATCCACTGATTTGCGGTGTCGGGCTCGGTGGTTATTGGTCTGAGCGAATTGGTTTTTTGTGTGGAATAAAGCAGGTTATCTTTAATCCTAACTTGCATCCTGAATTGACGATGCAGGGGCGTATTGATCGCCCTGAAGAGTACGAAGACATCTCCACCAAATGCGTTGAAAAATTCCGAGCCAAGAATCAAGGTCGTTGTCTGGTGATCCTGTCCCGTCAGGATGAAATTCACGATAACCAGAAAACGGCGCAAGAACTACAAGACTATTACGACATTGTTTGGGATGACACTCAAACGCATAAATTCAAAAAAATCTCTCATCACTTGCAAGCGATGAAAGCCTTCAAAGCGGCTTAG